The Syntrophotalea acetylenivorans genome contains the following window.
TGCCGATGCAGATCCCTTTTTTCGTAATGTAGACGATCAGATACGACAGTTACGTAAGGAATTGGGGCTTGATGACGATAGTGGGGGCAACCCCTCCGGTAATGGTTCGGATAAGAACCGGGTTTCTTATATCTGAACCTGACCGATCAGGATTGTCTTTTTATTGTTGGAATGCCACGGTTGTTTTTCGGGTGGGCTTGAGGAAAAAGTAAGAATAATAAAGTTTTTTGTAAGGGAATTGGTAGATGAGCTACGCCGAACATTATGGACTAGAGCGGGAGCCTTTTTCAAACGCTCCTGACGCTCGGTTCTATTTCAACAGTGAGCAACACCGTCAATCGCTTCAACGCTTGATGTATGCTGTCGACTCCAATAAGGGATTAGCGGTTCTGATCGGAGGAATCGGTACCGGCAAGACGACTCTGGCGCGACGTATGCTGGATTGTCTACCCGAAGATCGCTATGAATCTTCTTTGCTGGTGATGGTCCATTCCGGTATCACACCGGAATGGATATTAACCAGGATCGCCATGCAGTTCGGTGTTGAAGAGCCTGCATCTGACAAACTTTCATTGCTTAAACAGCTCTATGACCGGTTGCTGCAGATCGAGGAGTCGGGTCGTCGCGCTGTGGTTTTGATCGATGAAGCCCAGATGCTGCAAACGCGCGATCTGATGGAAGAGTTTCGCGGGTTGCTCAACCTGGAGATCCCTTCTAAAAAATTACTCAATATCGTCTTCTTCGGCCTGCCTGAAGTCGAGGATTGCTTGCGGCTCGATGAACCTCTGGCCCAGCGTGTCGCTGTTAAATATCAGTTGCATTCCTTTACCGTTGAGACCACAACCAGTTATATTAATCATCGTTTGAAAATTGCCGGTGCTGATCGAAACGTCTTTGCTGCTGATGCTATCCCGGCTATCCACCGCTTTACCGGTGGAGTCCCACGATTGATCAATACCATTTGCGACAATTGCCTGTTCGAGGGCTTCATGCGTAAGATGGAACAGGTCGATGTTTCTGTCGTGAACAGCGTTGCAGGAGACTTCGGTTTGTTGAAGGAACCCTTGACCGATGTGGCTCAATCGGAAAACCACTCTGACTTGACAGAAATCGAGAACTTACTCGACTCTCTTGAGCATAAGATTTGAATCGTAACCGTATATTTGAATTTGAAGAGCGGTCGAAGTATTGACCGCTCTCTTTTTTACGCTTTAGCTAAATTTTCTGCTTCGGAAGGTTCGCATGAGGGAGCAAATTCGTATTCTGCCGGAACAACTCTGTAACCAGATTGCCGCTGGGGAAGTAGTAGAACGCCCGGCATCGGTAGTCAAGGAGTTGGTGGAAAACGCCCTGGACGCGCAAGCCAACAAAATCGTTGTAGAAATTGAAGGGGGAGGCAAGCGATTGATTCGCATAACCGATAACGGTTGTGGTATGGATCGGGATGATGCTTTTCTTTGCCTCGAACGACATGCGACCAGCAAGTTGCGCAACGAAGCTGATTTGTTTCATTTGCAGACACTCGGCTTTCGTGGCGAAGCGTTGCCATCGATTGCCGCCATTTCCCGTTTACGGTTGCGTACACGAACTTCTGAGGCATTGGAAGGGTGGGAAATTCACGTCGAGGGAGGCGCCGTGCGTCATGCCGAGGCCACCGGTATGCCGGTCGGAACCCTTATAGAGGTCAGGAATCTCTTTTTCAATACGCCTGCCCGGCGCAAATTTTTACGCAGGGATGAGACCGAAGCCGGACACATAAGCGATACGATCACCAAATTGGCCCTGGCCTGCCCGCAGGTTCAGTTTCAGTTGGTAAATAATGGTCGCCGGCAAATAGATCTCAACCGGCAGAAAAACCTCTCTGAGCGTGTCGCTGGTTTACTTGGCCGTTCGGTCCTGCAAGGTTTGATGCCGGTCGAGGGGACGAAAGGTGGGATGCGCCTTCATGGTCTGATCAGCCAACCGTCTCTCAACCGATCAGCGACCAGCAGTCAGTTCGTATTTATTAATGGTCGATATATTCGCGACCGATTGGTTCAGCACGCTCTGCGTGATGGCTATCGTCACCTGTTAATGAAAGGCCGTCATCCCATCGTTGTGCTTTTTCTTGAAATGGCGCCGGAGCAGGTTGATGTCAATGTTCATCCAACAAAACACGAGGTTCGATTCCGGGATCAATCCTTTGTGCATGACTTTATCGCTCAGACCTTGCAGGAAACGCTGCGTTCGATCGGTTCCGAGGCACCGGCTTCCGTCCCTGTTAATCCTGTTTTTCCTGTTGTCAAAGAGCAAGATGACAGTTCCTCGCCATCTCGTTCAGCGAGTATTGCCGAACCGATTGACGAGTCACTGTTGGTAGTGGGCGAAGGCAGGGTTAATTATCCGGTAACGCCACAGCAAGAGATCATCGAGAGTTTCGACGAACCAGGTCTGACAAGTGATGCCCCGTTGTGTGAAACCGGTGGTTTTTATGCCGGCCTCAGGGTAATAGGCCAATTCTCTGATAGTTATATCCTTTGCCAGGACAAG
Protein-coding sequences here:
- a CDS encoding ExeA family protein, coding for MSYAEHYGLEREPFSNAPDARFYFNSEQHRQSLQRLMYAVDSNKGLAVLIGGIGTGKTTLARRMLDCLPEDRYESSLLVMVHSGITPEWILTRIAMQFGVEEPASDKLSLLKQLYDRLLQIEESGRRAVVLIDEAQMLQTRDLMEEFRGLLNLEIPSKKLLNIVFFGLPEVEDCLRLDEPLAQRVAVKYQLHSFTVETTTSYINHRLKIAGADRNVFAADAIPAIHRFTGGVPRLINTICDNCLFEGFMRKMEQVDVSVVNSVAGDFGLLKEPLTDVAQSENHSDLTEIENLLDSLEHKI
- the mutL gene encoding DNA mismatch repair endonuclease MutL, producing MREQIRILPEQLCNQIAAGEVVERPASVVKELVENALDAQANKIVVEIEGGGKRLIRITDNGCGMDRDDAFLCLERHATSKLRNEADLFHLQTLGFRGEALPSIAAISRLRLRTRTSEALEGWEIHVEGGAVRHAEATGMPVGTLIEVRNLFFNTPARRKFLRRDETEAGHISDTITKLALACPQVQFQLVNNGRRQIDLNRQKNLSERVAGLLGRSVLQGLMPVEGTKGGMRLHGLISQPSLNRSATSSQFVFINGRYIRDRLVQHALRDGYRHLLMKGRHPIVVLFLEMAPEQVDVNVHPTKHEVRFRDQSFVHDFIAQTLQETLRSIGSEAPASVPVNPVFPVVKEQDDSSSPSRSASIAEPIDESLLVVGEGRVNYPVTPQQEIIESFDEPGLTSDAPLCETGGFYAGLRVIGQFSDSYILCQDKQDLLLIDQHAAHERIGFEQLRNQYRDCGVERQGLLFPLVLDFDHREAAALDEHQAELQRVGFDLECFGGNSYVLKGIPQVLGDAEAEKLIRDVITELISFGGSSLLEERIEQLLILMACHRVIRANQQLNRSEIDYLLRELDQVDFSGHCPHGRPVVQRLSLSEIERMFKRT